DNA sequence from the Streptomyces cinnabarinus genome:
GGCGAGCTGGTCGGCGGGGTCCTGCGGGAAGTCCTCGCCGGTCTCCTTGCGGATGAGGGCCTTGAACTCGTCGGTGAGCTTGACGAGTTCACCGGTGTCCAGGTCGTGGTCGGCGGCGACCGCGCGCTGCCGCTTGTGCTCGGCGATGGCGTGCTCGAACAGGTCGCCGTCCACGCCCATCACGGTGTGGCCGAACATCTGGATGAGCCTGCGGTAGGAGTCCCAGGCGAACCGCTCCTGTCCGGAGGCCTTGGCGAGGCCGGTGACGGAGCGGTCGTTGAGGCCGATGTCGAGGATGGTCTCCATCATGCCGGGCATGGAGTTGCGGGCACCGGAGCGCACGGAGACCAGCAGCGGGTCCTCGGCGGCGCCGAGTTCACGGCCCATGGCGCGCTCCAGGCCGGCCAGGGCGCGGGCGGCCTCGACGCCGAGTTCGGCGGGCTCCTCCCCGGTGGCCAGATAGACCTTGCAGGCCTCGGTGGTGACGGTGAAGCCGGGCGGGACCGGCAGACCGATCCTCGTCATCTCGGCGAGACCGGCTCCCTTGCCCCCGAGCAGATCGGCCATGTCCCGGCTGCCCTCGGCGAATGCGTACACGAACTTGATCGGCGCGGTCATCGTCGGTCGGCCCTTCACAGATGGGGTACGACGGCCACGGGGCAGCCGACGTGCTGGATGGCGGCGTGGGTGACGGGACCGGTGCGCGGTCCCACCGGGCGTTCCGTGACGCGGCGGCCCACGACGAGCAGGCTCGCTCCGGACGCGGCCCGCACCAGCGCGGACCGGGCGCGCCCGGCGGTGACCGTCTCCACGACCTCGACCTCCGGGAACTTCTCGCGCCACACCTGGAGCACGGCCGTCATGAACCCCAGCCACTCCTCGGCCTGTTGGGGCCCTTCGGCCAGGCCGATCTCGCCGGGGCCGAGGCCGAGCGGGGACGGGGGCTGCCAGGCGTGGACGACGTGCAGTCGGGCGCCGCGCAGCTGGGCCGCCTCGAATCCGAAGGCGAGCACGTCGTCGCAGGGGTCGCCGAGGTCGAGGCCCAGGACGACGTCGCGGTAGCCGGTGCGGACGGAGGCGCCGCCGTCCTCCGCCGGCAGGTGTTCGTCCGCGGCCTCCTCGCCCGCCCGGACCAGGACGACCGGCCGGGTGGCGCGGGCCACCACGCCGAGGGCCACCGAGCCGAGCAGGAATCCGGTGAAGCCGCTCAGGCCCCGGGAGCCGAGGACGAGCAGGTCGGCCCGGTCCGCGGCGCTCAGCAGGGCGGCGGTCGCGGGGCCGTCGACCTGTTCGTCGGTGAGCGTGACGGCGGGGGTGGTGCGGCCGATGCGTTCCTCGGCCTGGCGCAGGGCGCGCCGGGCGAGGTGGCGCTGAGCGGCGGTGGCCAGATGGCCGTCCTCCTGGCCGGGATGCCAGCTCCGGGCGTGGACGAGATGCAGTGGCCGCCCCCGGCGTACCGCCTCACGGGCGGCCCACTCGGCGGCTGCGAGACTCTCGGCGGAACCGTCGACTCCGGCGACGACGGGCAACAGCATGGCGCGCACCTCCTGTGCTCGGCCTTGGTCCTCATCACCAGCCTCGCCCCGGCCCGCGCCGCCCCGCATGGGCCGCAGGGCACCGGCCTTGGTCCGTTCGGCCCCTGCCCCGGGGCTGGCGGCGCGACGAGTCTGGACGTGCCGGAACCCCCGGGTTCCCCGGCCGGAAGGCGGCAGACCATGGAGCGAGAGATCATCACCGGTGCCGACCGGGTCGTCGTCGGCGTCGATGCGCGCGATCCAGCGGGCGGGGCGCTCGACTTCGCCTTCTCCGCGGCTCGGCAGAAGGGCACCCTCCTGCACGCCGTGCACACCTGGCGGCTTCCGGAGGGCAGCGTCTGCCTGCCCTGGCCGGTGCCGGAGGAGACCCGCGCGACCTGGGAGGACCACGAGGTCCAGCTGCTGTCGGACGCGCTGCGGCCCTGGCGGGAGAAGTACCCCGGCGTCGAGGTCCTGGCGGACGTCGTCCTGCTCCCCACGGCCGACGCACTCGCCCACGCGTCCGCGCACGCGGCACTGGTCGTGGTCGGCCGGAGCTCCGAGGACGCCGTGCTCGCGCTATTGCGGCAGGCGCACTGCCCGGTCGTGGTGGTGCCGTGAAGGGCCGTACCGGCCCCGGGAGCGGGTCCGTTCGGCCCCTGTGGGAGCGGGCGGCCCCGGGTCAGGGTGGATGGCATGAGCGGAGGTGCGCGGATCGCCGTGATCGGCGTCGGGAACGACTTCCGGCGCGACGACGGTGTGGGCTGGGCGGTGATCGCCCGGATGCGGGAGCGGCCACTCACGCCGGACACGGTGCTGGCCACCTGCGACGGTGACCCCGGCCGGCTGATCGGACTGTGGGAGGGTGCCCGACTGGCCGTGGTCGTGGACGCGGCCCACGCACACCCCGGGACCCCGGGCCGGGTGCATCGCCTGGCCCTCGACTCCGGAGTGCTGCCACGGCCCTCGGCGACCAGCTCCCACGGGCTGGGGCTCGGCGAGGCCGTCGAGCTCGCCCGGGTCCTCGGCCTGCTGCCCGAGCGGCTGGTCGTCTACGCCGTGGAAGGCGCCGACAGCGAGTTCGGGACCGGTCTGACGCCCGCCGTGGCCGCGGCCGTGCCCGAGCTGGTGGAGGCCGTCGCGCACGAGATCGCCGCCGAGGAGCGGTCATGAGCACGCGCTACTTCCGGGTGGACGGCATCGTCCAGGGCGTCGGCTTCCGGCCCTTCGTCCACCGCACCGCGTGCGCCCTCGGCCTGGACGGCTGGGTGGCCAACGTCAACGGCCACGTCGAGGGCGAGGTCGCCGGGCCGCCCGCCAGGATCGAGGAGTTCGCCGCCCGGCTGCGCGCCGACGCACCGCCCCTGGCCCGGGTGCGCCACGTCCGCCTCACCGCGGGTTCGGCGCATCCGGCGTACGACAGCGGCTTCGTGGTCCGCCCCAGCACCCCCGGCGCCGCGGACCCGGCCGCGCGCGAGATCCCGCCCGACGCCGCCCTGTGCGAGGCCTGTCTGCGCGAACTGCGCGACCCCCGTGACCGCCGCTACCGCTACCCGTTCATCAACTGCACCGACTGCGGACCGCGCGCCACGATCATCGAGGGCCTCCCCTACGACCGCGGCCGCACCACCATGTGCCGCTTCCCGCTCTGCCGGCGGTGCGCGGCCGAGTACGCCGACCCCGCCGACCGGCGCTTCCACGCCGAACCCGTCGCCTGCCCGGCCTGCGGGCCCCGGCTCGCCTGGGCGGACCTGCGCGGCGAGGAGGCGCTGCGGGCGGCGGTGACGGCGGTCGCCGACGGCGGCATCGTCGCGCTGAAGGGGCTGGGCGGCTACCAGTTGGTGTGCGACGCGGGCGATCCACGGGCCGTGGCGGAGCTGCGCCGCCGCAAGCGGCGACCGACGAAGCCCTTCGCCGTCATGGTCCCCGACCTCGCGGCGGCCACCCGGCCGGCCATGATCGGCACCGCCGAACGCCAGGCCCTGCTCTCCCCCGAGCGCCCGGTGGTCCTGCTCACCCGTCACCGGCGGCACGCGACGTCCGTGCTCGCGCCGGAGGTGCATCCGGGGCTGTCCCGGGTCGGCCTCTTCCTGCCCACCACGGGACTGCATCAGCTCCTCCTCGACAGTCTCGCCCGGCCGCTCGTGGTGACCAGCGGCAACCTCAGCGACGAGCCCATCGCCGTCGACGACACCGAGGCCCGGCGCTCGCTGGGCGGCATCGCGGACGGCTTCCTGACGCACGACCGGCCCATCCGCAACCGCTACGACGACTCCGTGGTGCAGTTCGCCGGGCGCACCCGGATCACGGTCCGCCGGGCCCGGGGTCTGGCCCCCGCCCCGCTGCCGCTCGCCGCCGGTGAGCCGGTCGCCGGGGCCGGGGCACAGCTCAAGCACACCTTCACGCTGGCCGCCGACGGACAGGCCGTGATCGGGCCGCACACCGGCGACCTGTCCGACCAGTCGGCCTACGACGCGTTCCTGGCCTCGTACACGCACCTGAAGCGGCTCAGCGGGATCGAACCGGTGGCCCTGGCCCACGATCTGCACCCCGGCTATCTGTCCACGCAGTGGGCGAAGGAACAGCCGGTGCGCCTGATCCCCGTGCAGCATCACCACGCGCACGTGGCCGCCTGCGCGGCCGAGCACAAAGTGCGGGGCCCTTTCGTGGGCGTCGCCTACGACGGTCTGGGGCTCGGTGACGACGGCACCCTGTGGGGCGGCGAGATCCTCGTCGCCGATCTGACGGGCTACCGCCGCGTGGGCAGGTTCGCGACCGCGCCCCTGCCCGGAGGGGACGCGGCGGTACGCCATCCCTCCCGCACCGCCCTCGGCCAGCTGCTGGGCGGCGAGCCACTGGGCTCCCCGCGCCCCTACCCCTGGCTCGTCCAGCCCTTCCTCGACCGGCTCGACCGGAGCGAGGTCGACACCGTACGCGCCATGGTCGCCCAGAACGTCAACTGCCCGCGAGCCTCCAGCGCCGGACGCCTCTTCGACACGGTGGCCGCGCTGCTCGGCATCGCCGACCGGGTGAGCTACGAGGGTGAGGCGGCCGTCCTGGTGGAGGCGGCGGCGGGCGACACGCACGCCGTACCGCTCGACCGTCGCGTCGTGCGGGCGCGGGGGCTGTGGGTGTACGACTCCGCGCCCACGCTGGCCGATCTGCTGGCGCGCCGGCTGGCCGGGGAGCCGGTGGGACAACTGGCCGCGGCCTTCCATCTGACGCTGGCGATCGTCACGGCGGAGCTGGTCGCGCGGGCCGTGGCCGAGGGCGCGCCACGGACGGTGTGCCTGGGCGGCGGCTGCTTCGTCAACCGGCGGCTGCTGACCGAGGTGCGGCGCCGGCTGCGCGCCCAGGGGCTGCGCGTCCTGGTGGGCGGCCAGGTCCCGGTCGGCGACGGCGGTATCAGCTACGGCCAGGCCGCGGTCGCCGCCGCCCGGCTGGCCGGGGAGAGGTGAGCGCGGATGTGCCTGGGTATCCCGGGGCGGGTCCTGGAGGTCCACGACGACGCGGGGCTGCGGATGGCCACGGTCGATTTCGGCGGCATCCGGCGCGAGGTGTGCCTCGACTGCACGCCGGACGCGGGCGTCGGCTCGTACGTCATCGTGCATGTCGGGTTCGCGATCACCGAGGTCGACGAGGTGGAGGCGCACCGGACGCTGGAGGTGCTCCGGGCGATGGCCGACGCCGTCGAGGGCGAGCTGGGCGAACCGTTGCCCTGAAACTGCGGGAGGTGACCCGGTCGGCCCGTCAAGAGGGCCGGTCAGCCCCTGCCGTCCGGGGGCCGCCGAGCCGGAAGCTGAGAGTGGAGGCGCCCACGCCCGAGGAGGTCTGTCATGACCGTCGCTCAAGGCCCGGCCGTACTCGACCGCGATGGCCTCAACGCCCTGGTCGCGGCGTTGGTGGCGCAGGGGCGGACCGTCGTCGGGCCGACCGTGCGGGACGGCGCGATCGTGCTCGCCGAGCTGGCGTCGGCGGACGAACTCCCCTTCGGCTGGGGCGTCGAACTGGACGCCGGACGCTACCGGCTGGTCCCCCGCGAGGACGGGGCCGCCTTCGCGCACAGCGCGGGCCCGCAGTCCTGGAAGAACTTCCTGCACCCCGCGCGGGAACGGCTGTGGAGCGCCGACCGCACGCCGTCGGGCGGCGTCGACTTCACCCCGGAGGAGCCCAGGACCCCGTCGTACGCCTTCCTCGGGGTCCGGCCCTGTGATCTGCGGGCCATCGCGATCCAGGACCGGGTGCTGAGCGGGGGGCGGTATGAGGACACCGGGTACGCGCGGCGGCGCGGCGGGGCCTTCCTGATCGCCGCCGAGTGCACCGAGCCCGGCGCGACCTGCTTCTGCGTCTCGACCGGTGGCGGACCGGCGGTGGACCCCGGCTACGACCTGGCGCTCACCGAGACGGACGGCCGGTTCCTGGTGCGCGTCGGCAGCGACGAGGGCGCCGCCCTCCTGGCGCAGGTGCCCCACCGTGCCGCGGATCCGGACACCGAGGACGCCGCACGTGCCGCCGTGGACGCGGCCCGCGACCGCATGGGACGCGCCCTGCCCCCGGTCGACGTACGGGCGCTGCTCGGCGCGAGCCTGGCCGCCGACCGCTGGGACGATGTCGCCGCCCGCTGTCTGACCTGCGGGAACTGCACGATGGTCTGTCCGACGTGCTTCTGCACGACCACGGAGGAGGTCACCGACCTCACCGGCGACCACACCGAGCGCTGGCAGCGCTGGGACTCCTGTTTCGACCTGGACTTCTCGTATCTGCACGGCGGCCCGGTGCGGGCCTCGGGGCACAGCCGCTACCGGCAGTGGCTCACCCACAAACTCTCCACCTGGCACGACCAGTTCGACACCTCCGGGTGCGTCGGCTGCGGGCGCTGCGTCGCCTGGTGTCCGGCCGGCATCGACATCACGGAGGAAGTCACCGCGCTGGCGGCCGAAGCCGCCTCGTCCGCCGAAGCCACGTCCACCGACTCCGGAACGGAGACATGAGATGCCTCCCTCGATCGCCCTGCGCATGAACCACGCCCTGCCCGGCGAGCACCGCGACCGGCTGCTCCGGGTCGGCCGCGAGGTGCGCTTCCCGCAGGGCGCCCGGCTGTTCGACGAGGGCGGGACGGCCGACCGCTTCTGGATCGTGCGGGACGGCACCCTCGCCCTCGACCTGCATGTGCCCGGCCGCCGGGCGCCGGTCGTCGAGACCCTCGGCGTCGGCGACCTGGTCGGCTGGTCCTGGCTGTACGAGCCGTACGTCTGGCAGTTCGGCGCCGAGACCGTGACGCCCCTGAGCGCCTACGAGTTCGACGCCGTCGCCGTCCGCCTGATGTGCCTGAACGACGCCGAGTTCGGGCGCACCGTCGAGCACTGGGTCGGCCGCGTGCTGTCCCACCGCCTGCGCGCGGCGCGGACCCGGCTCCTCGATCTGTACGGCCCCTCGGGCACCGGGGGTGCGCCATGACGGACGTACCCGTCCCGTACCGCGTGGTCGCCCGTACGGCGGAGACCGGCGACACGGTGACGCTGCGTCTGGAGCCGGTCGGCGTGCCGCTCGGCGACTTCGCCCCGGGGCAGTTCGCGATGGTGCACTGCTTCGGGCGCGGCGAGATCCCGGTCTCGGTGAGTTCCGTGCAGGCCACCGGCGGTCTCGCGCACACCGTCCGGGCCGTGGGTGCCGTCTCCGCGGGGCTGTGCGAGGCACGGGCCGCCGATGTGCTCGGTGTCCGCGGGCCGTACGGGACCGGCTGGGAGCTGGAACGGGCCCGCGGACGGGACGTGGTCGTGGTCGCGGGCGGCATCGGGCTCGCCCCGCTGCGGCCGCTGATCCTGCGCGCGCTGGCCGAACCGACGGCGTACGGCACGGTCAACGTGCTGATCGGGGCGCGCACTCCCGCCGATCTGATCGCCCGCGAGGAGATCGAGGGCTGGCGGACCGCGTACACCGGTGTGACCGTGGACCGGCCCGACGACACCTGGCGCGGCGACGTCGGTCTGGTCACCGACCTGCTCGACCGGGCGGACTTCAGGCCCGCCGAGACCGTGGCGTTCGTGTGCGGTCCGGAACCAATGATCCGCGCCACCGCCCGCGAACTCGCCGCCCGTGGCCTGCCCGGTGACCGGATCCGCGTCTCGCTGGAACGCAACATGCGCTGCGCGACCGGCCATTGCGGGCACTGCCAGCTCGGGCCGCTGCTGCTGTGCCGGGACGGCCCGGTCGTGGACTGGGAGCGGGCCGAACCCCTGCTGTCGGTGAGGGAGTTGTGATGGCACCCACGCTCGCCGTGTTCAAGCTGGCCTCCTGCGACGGCTGCCAGCTCACCCTGCTGGACTGCGAGGACGAACTCCTCGCGCTCGCGGGCGAGGTGGAGATCGCCCACTTCCTGGAGGCGTCCAGCGCCGTCCGACCCGGCCCCTACGACCTGTCGCTGGTCGAGGGTTCGGTCACCACCGCCGACGACGCCGGACGGATCCGCGCGATCCGGGCCGCCTCCCGCCACCTGGTCACGATCGGGGCCTGTGCGACCGCGGGCGGCATCCAGGCGCTGCGCAACCACGCCGACGTCGACGAGTACCGGCGGGTGGTCTACGCCCGCCCCGAGTACGTCTCGACGCTCGCCACCTCCACCCCCGTATCCGCCCATGTGGACGTCGACTTCGAGCTGCGCGGCTGCCCCGTGGACCGGCGGCAGCTCATCGAGGTGATCACCGCGTTCCTGGCCGGCCGCAAGCCCGATGTGCCGAACCACAGCGTCTGCTTCGAGTGCAAGCGGCGCGGCACGGTCTGCGTCACCGTCGCCCACGGCACCCCCTGCCTCGGCCCCGTGACCCACGCGGGCTGCGGGGCGCTGTGCCCGGCGTACCACCGCGGCTGCTACGGCTGCTTCGGCCCGTCCGGGTCCGTGAACCTGCCCGCGCTGATCCCGCTGCTGCGCCGTGACGGCATGGACGAGGACGCCGTCGAGCGGTTCCTGCACACCTTCAACGCGACCGCTTTCGAGAAGGAGTTGGAACGGTGACGCACCGTGGATCCCGTGTGCTGCACGTCGGCTCGCTGTCCCGGGTCGAGGGCGAGGGAGCGCTGTACCTCGGCGTGCACGACGGCACGGTCACCGAGGCGCGGCTGGACATCTACGAACCGCCGCGGTTCTTCGAGGCGCTGCTGCGCGGGCGCTCGTACACCGAGCCGCCCGACATCACCGCCCGGGTGTGCGGGATCTGCCCGGTGGCCTACCAGATGAGCGCGTGCGCGGCGATCGAGGACGCGTGCGGGGTCGTCGTGGACCCGGTGATCCGGGATCTGCGCAGGCTGCTGTACTGCGGCGAGTGGATCGAGAGCCAGGCTCTGCACATCTATCTGCTGCACGCCCCGGACTTCCTTGGCCGCGCGAGCGCCATCGAGCTGGCCCGCACGCATCGCGCGGAGGTGGAGCGGGGGCTCAGGCTGAAGAAGGCGGGCAACGCACTGATGGAGCTGCTCGGCGGACGGGCCGTGCATCCGGTGAACGTCCGCCTCGGCGGCTTCCACCGGGCCCCGGCCCGCGCCGAACTGCTCGCTCTGGCTGAGGACTTGCGGCAGGCGCTGGACGACGCGTGGGACACCGTGCGCTGGGTGTCCGGCTTCGAGTTCCCGGACGCCCGGGTCGAGGCCGACCTGCTGGCGCTGGCCGAGCCGGACACGTACGCCATCGAGGGCGGCACCCCGACTGTGCTCCGCGCCGACGGGAGCAAGGACTCCTTCCCGGTGCGGGACTTCACCCACCGGGTCACCGAGACGCATGTGCCGCACTCGACCGCGCTGCACTCCCGGCTCGACGGGCGGGTCCATCTCACCGGTTCCCTCGCCCGGTTCGCGATCGGCGGGGCGCGCCTGTCGGAGGTCGCCCGCCAGGCCGCGGTGGCGGCCGGGCTGGGCGACCCGCGGGACGGTGCCGTGTGCCGCAATCCGTTCCGCTCCATCCTGGTGCGGGCCGTGGAGACGGTGTACGCGGTGACCGAGGCGCTGCGGATCATCGAGGCGTACGAGCCGCCCGAGCGCCCGTACACGGAGGTCCCGCCGGTCGCGGGCGTCGGCCATGGCGCCACCGAGGCGCCGCGCGGGGTGCTCTATCACCGCTACGAACTCGCCGCGGACGGGACGGTGCTCAGCGCCGAGCTGGTGCCGCCCACCGCGCAGAACCAGGGCGCGATCGAGGCCGACCTGCGACGGCTCGCCCAGCGGGCGATCAGCGAACACGACCCGGACGACGCCGAGCTGACGGACCTGTGCGAGCGGGCGATCCGCAACCACGATCCGTGCATCTCGTGCTCCACCCATTTCCTCGACCTGACGGTCGTCCGGACCTCGGGCCGCACCACAGGAGGCGGAGATGCCTGAATCGCCTTACAAAGTCAGCGATGTGATGACGCACACCGTCGTCGCCGTCGGCAGCGCGGCGCCCTTCAAGGAGATCGTCGCACTGCTCGACGAGTGGAAGGTCAGCGCCCTGCCGGTGCTGGCCGGTGAGGGGCGGGTCGTCGGAGTGGTCTCCGAGGCGGACCTGCTGCTCAAGGAGGAGTTCCGGGACACCGAGCAGGGCGACCTCGCGGACCGGGTCAAGGCGGGCGCGGTGACCGCGGGCGAGCTGATGAGCACCCCCGCGGTGACCGTGCACGCGGACGCGTCCCTCGCCGAGGCGGCCCGCATCATGGCCCGCCGGCACGTCAAGCGGCTGCCGGTGGTGGACGGGGTCGGCCTGTTGCAGGGCGTGGTCAGCCGCAGCGATCTGCTGAAGGTCTTCCTGCGCTCCGACGAGGAGATCGCCGAGGAGATCCGCGGCAGCGTGCTCGGTCAGCTCCCGTTCACCTCGCCCCTGACGGTCTCGGTGACCGAGGGCGTGGTCACCCTGGGCGGCGCCCTGCCCGACCGTACGCTCGTGCCCGTGCTGACGCGGGCGGTGCGGGCCGTGGAGGGGGTCGTGGACATCCGGCTGGATCTGACGCACCGATGAAGTACCTCGACGAGTACCGCGATCCCGTGCTCGCCCGGCGGCTGCTGGACGAGCTGCGGCGGACCGCCACCCGCCCCTGGCGGATCATGGAGGTGTGCGGCGGCCAGACCCACACCCTGGTCCGGCAGGGCATCGACGAGCTGTTGCCGGCCGGGATGCGGATGATCCACGGGCCGGGCTGCCCGGTGTGCGTGACCCCGCTGGAGACCCTGGACCGGGCCATGGCGGTCGCCGCCCGCCCCGGAGTGATTCTCACCAGCTTCGGCGACATGCTGCGGGTGCCCGGCACGGACACCGATCTGCTGTCGCTGCGGGCGCGCGGCGCCGACGTCCGGGTGGTCTACGCCCCGATGGACGCCGTACGCCTGGCCGTCGCCCACCCCGACCGCGAGGTCGTCTTCCTCGCCGTCGGCTTCGAGACGACCGCCCCCGCGAACGCGACCGCGGTCCTGCACGCGGCCCGGCTCGGCCTCACCAACTTCTCGATGCTGGTCAGCCATGTCCTGGTGCCGCCGGCCATGACGGCGCTGCTGGAGGACCCGGACTGCGAGGTGCAGGCCTTCCTCGCGGCCGGGCATGTGTGCGCGGTGATGGGCTGGCGCGAGTACGAGCCGATCGCGGCCCGCTACCGGGTGCCGATCGTGGTCACCGGATTCGAGCCACTGGACCTGCTGGAGGGCATCCTCATGGCGGTACGGCAGCTGGAGGCGGGCCGGCACGAGGTCGAGAACCAGTACGTGCGGGCCGTGCGCCGCTCGGGGAACACCGAGGCGCAGGACGCGGTCCGTGAGGTGTTCGAGGTGACCGACCGGTCCTGGCGCGGGATCGGGGCGCTGCCCGGCAGCGGCCTCGAACTCGCCGAGAAGTACGAGAAGTTCGACGCGGCCCGCCGCTTCGACGTGGGCGGGCTCAGCCCGGTCGAGGACCCGGAGTGCATCGCGGGCGCGATCCTCACCGGGGCCCGGCTGCCCACCGACTGCCCGGCGTACGGCACCCGCTGCACGCCCCGCCATCCCCTCGGCGCGCCGATGGTGTCGTCCGAGGGCACCTGCGCCGCCTTCCACGCGGCCGGGCGCGTCCCGACGAGGAGCACGCCATGACCATCGACTGCCCCACGCCGTACCACGAGGACGAGGTCGTCCTGCTCGGCCACGGTGCCGGCGGCCGGCTGACCGCGGAGCTGCTCGACCGGCTGGTGCTGCCCGCCCTCGGCGGCGACGGCGGCCCGCTGGAGGACGCCGCGCTGCTGCCGGGGCGTCCGGATCTGGTGATCAGCACCGACAGTTTCGTGGTCAGCCCGCTGTTCTTCCCCGGCGGCGACATCGGTTCGCTGGCCGTGCACGGCACGGTCAACGACCTCGCGATGCGCGGTGCGTGGCCGCTGGCGCTGTCCGTCTCCCTGATCGTGGAGGAGGGGCTGCCGCTGGCCGAACTCCGGGCCGTGATGGAGTCGTTGGGGAAGGCGGCCGAGGAGGCGGGGGTGCCGGTGGTCACCGGGGACACCAAGGTGGTCGGGCGGGGCGCGGCCGACCGGCTGTTCGTGAACACCACGGGCATCGGGCGGCGGCACGAACTCCTGCGCCCCTCCGCCGCGTTGGCCCGCCCCGGGGACGCGGTGCTGCTGTCCGGTCCGATCGGGCTGCACGGCACGACCGTGCTCAGCACCCGCGAGGGCCTCGGCTTCGAGGCCGACATCGCCTCGGACTCCCGGCCCCTGCACCGGCTGGTGCAGGCCCTGACTCGGCTCGGCGAGGCCGTGCACGTGCTGCGCGACCCCACCCGGGGCGGACTGGCGGCGGCCCTCAACGAGATCGCCCGCGACTCCTCGGTGGCCGTCGAGATCGAGGAGAGCGGGGTGCCCGTGCCGCAGGCGGTCGCCTCCGCCTGCGACCTGCTCGGGCTGGACCCGCTGGTCGTCGCCAACGAGGGCTGTCTGGTCGCCTTCGTCGCGCCGGAGGCGACCGAGGAGGCGCTGGCGGCCCTGCGGTCACGTCCCGAGGGCGAGGCCGCCGTACGGATCGGCGCGGTGCTGCCGCAGGGTCCGCAGGGCCGGGTGACCCTGCGGACCCTGGTCGGCGCCCGCCGCATCGTGGAGATGCCGCTGGGCGAGCAACTGCCCCGTATCTGCTGACCGGTTCAGCCCCGGTCGAGTTCGTGGGCGACGCCCGCCGCCCACTCCTCGATCCGGCCGAAGTCGCGGAAGTCGCCGCCCTTGCCGTTGCGGACGATCATCTTCGCGATACGGCCCTTGGCTCCCTCTCGGAGGCATCCGCCGAAGGTGACGTGGGCGCGGGCGTCCAGGCGGGTCATGGCTCGGCGGAGCCCGGGGACGGGCGGGATGTCCCGATCGGAGGCGGAGGGGTCGAGCGGTCCGCTGCTGAACAGCCACAGCGGGCGGTCGGCCAGGGCCGTGCGGTGGCGGCGCAGGAAGCGGCGGGCGTCCTTGTGCCAGCGTCCCGCGTACAGTCCGCCGCCGACGACGACGGCGTCGTAGTCCGTCACCCGGGCCACGCTCGTGGCGGGCAGCGCCTCCGCGGTGCAGCCCTCCTTGCGCAGGACCGCGGCCACGGTCTCGGCGATCTCGGCGGTCGATCCGTTGGTCGTCCCGTAGGCGACCAGCACGTTGGCGGTCATGGCGGGCACCTC
Encoded proteins:
- a CDS encoding oxidoreductase yields the protein MAPTLAVFKLASCDGCQLTLLDCEDELLALAGEVEIAHFLEASSAVRPGPYDLSLVEGSVTTADDAGRIRAIRAASRHLVTIGACATAGGIQALRNHADVDEYRRVVYARPEYVSTLATSTPVSAHVDVDFELRGCPVDRRQLIEVITAFLAGRKPDVPNHSVCFECKRRGTVCVTVAHGTPCLGPVTHAGCGALCPAYHRGCYGCFGPSGSVNLPALIPLLRRDGMDEDAVERFLHTFNATAFEKELER
- a CDS encoding Ni/Fe hydrogenase subunit alpha; amino-acid sequence: MTHRGSRVLHVGSLSRVEGEGALYLGVHDGTVTEARLDIYEPPRFFEALLRGRSYTEPPDITARVCGICPVAYQMSACAAIEDACGVVVDPVIRDLRRLLYCGEWIESQALHIYLLHAPDFLGRASAIELARTHRAEVERGLRLKKAGNALMELLGGRAVHPVNVRLGGFHRAPARAELLALAEDLRQALDDAWDTVRWVSGFEFPDARVEADLLALAEPDTYAIEGGTPTVLRADGSKDSFPVRDFTHRVTETHVPHSTALHSRLDGRVHLTGSLARFAIGGARLSEVARQAAVAAGLGDPRDGAVCRNPFRSILVRAVETVYAVTEALRIIEAYEPPERPYTEVPPVAGVGHGATEAPRGVLYHRYELAADGTVLSAELVPPTAQNQGAIEADLRRLAQRAISEHDPDDAELTDLCERAIRNHDPCISCSTHFLDLTVVRTSGRTTGGGDA
- a CDS encoding CBS domain-containing protein; this encodes MPESPYKVSDVMTHTVVAVGSAAPFKEIVALLDEWKVSALPVLAGEGRVVGVVSEADLLLKEEFRDTEQGDLADRVKAGAVTAGELMSTPAVTVHADASLAEAARIMARRHVKRLPVVDGVGLLQGVVSRSDLLKVFLRSDEEIAEEIRGSVLGQLPFTSPLTVSVTEGVVTLGGALPDRTLVPVLTRAVRAVEGVVDIRLDLTHR
- the hypD gene encoding hydrogenase formation protein HypD, which codes for MKYLDEYRDPVLARRLLDELRRTATRPWRIMEVCGGQTHTLVRQGIDELLPAGMRMIHGPGCPVCVTPLETLDRAMAVAARPGVILTSFGDMLRVPGTDTDLLSLRARGADVRVVYAPMDAVRLAVAHPDREVVFLAVGFETTAPANATAVLHAARLGLTNFSMLVSHVLVPPAMTALLEDPDCEVQAFLAAGHVCAVMGWREYEPIAARYRVPIVVTGFEPLDLLEGILMAVRQLEAGRHEVENQYVRAVRRSGNTEAQDAVREVFEVTDRSWRGIGALPGSGLELAEKYEKFDAARRFDVGGLSPVEDPECIAGAILTGARLPTDCPAYGTRCTPRHPLGAPMVSSEGTCAAFHAAGRVPTRSTP
- the hypE gene encoding hydrogenase expression/formation protein HypE, with translation MTIDCPTPYHEDEVVLLGHGAGGRLTAELLDRLVLPALGGDGGPLEDAALLPGRPDLVISTDSFVVSPLFFPGGDIGSLAVHGTVNDLAMRGAWPLALSVSLIVEEGLPLAELRAVMESLGKAAEEAGVPVVTGDTKVVGRGAADRLFVNTTGIGRRHELLRPSAALARPGDAVLLSGPIGLHGTTVLSTREGLGFEADIASDSRPLHRLVQALTRLGEAVHVLRDPTRGGLAAALNEIARDSSVAVEIEESGVPVPQAVASACDLLGLDPLVVANEGCLVAFVAPEATEEALAALRSRPEGEAAVRIGAVLPQGPQGRVTLRTLVGARRIVEMPLGEQLPRIC
- a CDS encoding flavodoxin domain-containing protein translates to MTANVLVAYGTTNGSTAEIAETVAAVLRKEGCTAEALPATSVARVTDYDAVVVGGGLYAGRWHKDARRFLRRHRTALADRPLWLFSSGPLDPSASDRDIPPVPGLRRAMTRLDARAHVTFGGCLREGAKGRIAKMIVRNGKGGDFRDFGRIEEWAAGVAHELDRG